One window of the Labilibaculum sp. genome contains the following:
- a CDS encoding acetate kinase, which yields MNVLVFNCGSSSLKYQLLSMGEEATLLAKGLVERIGLKEGVISHKPEGKKKFESVQDIPNHGVAIDLVLKALVHPEHGVISSLKEIDAAGHRVAHGGEYFKDSALIDAKVKELIASCCELAPLHNPANLEGILSMEKLLPGIPQVAVFDTSFHQTLPPEAFMYGLPYDCYETLRVRKYGFHGTSHKFVANKACEILGWNIADKKIVSCHLGNGASVCAIDGGKSIETSMGFTPNEGLLMGTRTGNLDLGALLYIAEKKNLSIDETNKLINKQSGLAGISGISSDMRDLEIAAEGGNKRAQLALDMFAYRVKRFVGSYTASMGGVDLVIFTGGIGENDPVSRAKIAGDFGYLGLDFDFEKNDGLRGKDAIISKEESKVKAMVITTNEELVIASDTLRIVSAVD from the coding sequence ATGAACGTTCTAGTTTTTAATTGTGGCAGCTCTTCCTTAAAGTATCAGTTATTAAGTATGGGTGAAGAAGCCACTTTGTTGGCAAAAGGTCTTGTTGAGAGAATTGGTCTTAAAGAAGGCGTTATTTCTCACAAACCAGAGGGGAAGAAGAAGTTCGAGTCGGTTCAGGATATTCCAAATCATGGAGTAGCAATCGACCTTGTACTAAAAGCACTTGTTCACCCAGAACACGGTGTTATCTCAAGTCTTAAAGAAATTGATGCTGCAGGTCATCGTGTAGCTCATGGCGGTGAATATTTTAAAGATAGTGCCCTTATTGATGCGAAGGTTAAAGAATTGATAGCGTCATGTTGTGAATTGGCGCCACTTCATAATCCAGCTAATTTAGAAGGAATTCTTTCTATGGAAAAACTACTTCCGGGTATTCCTCAGGTTGCTGTTTTTGATACATCTTTCCACCAAACACTCCCACCGGAGGCATTCATGTATGGATTGCCATATGATTGTTACGAAACTCTTCGTGTTCGTAAATATGGTTTTCACGGAACCAGTCATAAATTTGTTGCTAACAAAGCATGTGAAATTTTAGGATGGAACATTGCGGATAAGAAAATTGTTAGCTGTCATTTGGGTAACGGAGCATCTGTTTGCGCAATTGATGGTGGAAAATCTATTGAAACATCAATGGGATTTACTCCAAATGAAGGTTTGTTAATGGGTACTCGTACAGGTAATTTGGATTTGGGTGCACTTCTTTATATCGCTGAAAAGAAAAATTTGTCGATTGATGAAACAAACAAATTGATCAATAAACAAAGTGGATTGGCTGGTATTTCAGGTATCTCTTCTGATATGAGAGATTTGGAAATTGCTGCCGAAGGAGGAAATAAAAGAGCTCAATTAGCTTTGGATATGTTTGCTTATCGCGTGAAGCGTTTTGTAGGCTCATATACTGCATCTATGGGAGGTGTTGATTTGGTTATCTTTACTGGTGGAATTGGCGAGAATGATCCGGTTTCCCGTGCTAAGATTGCTGGTGATTTTGGTTATTTGGGTCTTGATTTTGACTTCGAAAAGAATGATGGTTTACGCGGTAAAGACGCAATTATTTCTAAAGAAGAATCAAAGGTGAAAGCCATGGTTATTACAACAAACGAAGAATTGGTTATTGCTTCAGATACACTGCGTATTGTAAGTGCAGTGGACTAA